One segment of Neoarius graeffei isolate fNeoGra1 chromosome 20, fNeoGra1.pri, whole genome shotgun sequence DNA contains the following:
- the mfsd6l gene encoding major facilitator superfamily domain-containing protein 6-like — protein sequence MKRSKQWDVRGAVSFAAFFYFLYSCAIGCLLPFLTLYFRHLGLTAVMTGIILAVKHAVALIWRPLSCILARRHNKRRMVITASLVCSAAVALALLLFPSTGKSTESISCNVTQLNAVHELSSTTLEPKTTLQKFSGPAVYSTEQKMRPNQEHNNTEHVPAMPVNISALHSNQSTTVTTSSQGKKKGSLGTKSVQIPSPGKRRRSLTKHEQKQQEMEEVQYDFLGSLKVMDTQHQMFFLVMIIIILWEILAAPLMWTADDGLHEYLDFVDATERHRAVKPWRLLGIAGGMGCSGILVSIFYCLTGTVLHFYTYTLLMVLIVPLVAFLPLYRHKRQHVPGACLKALYLVRGDPQAVLCVITAVLTGMAGSAVSDFLLWQMQDHNATELQMGITLAVVPLCQAAFAPLNGCLTRLLKFHGRLLPLGIMGLSLQCLSYSFMWTPWIILPAQVLAGISIGALWWSLEAQSVDIASPGTELAVKRVFEALYVDLGAGLGSVASGFVVQKFGIKVLFQGAAGLLGVWCITLAILQWRIPRQRRINYSRLLAADASEMSESESEQDNDWLEKAMEDDKGKSNWKRMD from the coding sequence ATGAAGAGGAGCAAGCAGTGGGATGTCAGAGGAGCTGTCAGCTTTGCAGCTTTCTTCTATTTCCTCTATTCCTGTGCCATAGGCTGCCTTTTGCCCTTTCTCACCCTTTACTTCCGGCACCTTGGCCTCACTGCCGTCATGACGGGCATCATCTTGGCTGTCAAACATGCAGTTGCTCTGATATGGAGGCCCCTCTCCTGCATCCTGGCCAGGCGCCATAACAAACGGCGCATGGTCATAACAGCGTCTCTCGTTTGTTCAGCAGCAGTTGCTTTAGCGCTTCTACTCTTCCCGTCCACAGGAAAGAGCACAGAGAGCATTAGCTGTAATGTTACTCAGCTGAATGCAGTACATGAGCTTAGCTCAACTACTCTGGAACCCAAGACAACTCTCCAGAAATTCTCGGGACCTGCCGTGTACTCAACAGAACAGAAGATGAGGCCTAACCAAGAGCATAATAACACTGAACATGTACCTGCAATGCCAGTCAACATCTCAGCATTACATAGCAACCAGAGTACCACTGTGACCACAAGCAGCCAAGGCAAGAAGAAAGGCTCTTTGGGAACAAAAAGTGTTCAGATACCTTCACCAGGTAAGAGGAGAAGATCTTTAACAAAGCATGAACAAAAGCAGCAGGAGATGGAAGAGGTTCAATACGATTTCCTTGGGAGCTTGAAAGTCATGGATACACAACATCAGATGTTTTTCTTGGTCATGATCATCATAATCCTGTGGGAGATTCTGGCTGCTCCGTTGATGTGGACAGCTGATGATGGGCTGCATGAGTACCTCGATTTTGTGGATGCCACCGAACGTCACAGGGCTGTTAAACCGTGGAGATTGTTAGGGATTGCTGGTGGTATGGGATGCTCTGGTATTCTAGTAAGCATCTTTTACTGTTTAACTGGAACAGTGTTGCATTTTTACACGTATACCCTGCTGATGGTTCTAATAGTGCCTCTAGTTGCTTTTTTACCGCTTTACCGCCACAAACGTCAGCATGTTCCTGGGGCTTGCTTAAAGGCACTATACCTAGTACGAGGAGACCCTCAGGCAGTGCTCTGTGTTATCACTGCTGTTCTTACTGGCATGGCAGGCTCCGCTGTATCTGACTTCCTCCTATGGCAAATGCAAGATCACAATGCTACAGAGCTTCAAATGGGAATTACTTTAGCTGTTGTGCCTCTGTGCCAGGCTGCTTTCGCCCCACTGAATGGATGTTTAACTCGTCTCCTGAAATTTCATGGCCGGCTGCTGCCTCTTGGTATCATGGGTCTGTCTCTACAGTGCCTTTCTTATTCTTTCATGTGGACTCCATGGATCATACTTCCTGCTCAAGTGCTGGCTGGAATCAGCATTGGTGCCCTCTGGTGGTCATTAGAGGCTCAATCTGTGGACATAGCCTCTCCAGGGACAGAGCTGGCAGTGAAGCGAGTGTTTGAAGCCCTTTATGTAGATCTTGGTGCTGGATTAGGCAGTGTAGCAAGTGGGTTTGTGGTACAGAAGTTTGGGATTAAAGTCCTCTTCCAGGGTGCAGCAGGGTTGCTCGGAGTGTGGTGCATTACTTTAGCTATATTGCAGTGGAGAATCCCTCGCCAGCGCAGGATAAATTACTCGCGCCTGCTGGCAGCTGACGCCAGTGAAATGAGCGAGTCAGAGTCTGAGCAGGACAATGACTGGTTGGAGAAAGCTATGGAGGATGACAAGGGGAAAAGTAATTGGAAGCGGATGGATTAA